In a genomic window of Bordetella petrii:
- a CDS encoding c-type cytochrome translates to MKPWMRTAGITLATAAAAALAGALALVYSGWYDSSATHPHTAPMNSVMDVALQRSISVRAARVSVPPLDDPQQAIDGFRLFRAHCVQCHGAPGVPPEPFAMGLMPPPASLVDTARHWPAAEVYWVVRQGIKMTGMPAWQYRISDEDIWNVVAFMRVLPTLSPADYQVWDSRYVRPEASSEPAPAVASAPAPAAASPAAEPRLGDAQAGRQALQQYLCVTCHAIPGVVGANYHVGPPLGGVAQQRYIAGILPNTPANMVRWLRDPPAIDPATAMPNLGISEQDARDIAAFLYTLDEPE, encoded by the coding sequence ATGAAACCCTGGATGCGCACCGCCGGCATCACCCTGGCAACGGCAGCCGCGGCGGCGCTGGCGGGCGCGCTGGCGCTGGTCTACAGCGGCTGGTACGACAGCAGCGCCACGCACCCGCACACCGCGCCGATGAACAGCGTAATGGACGTCGCGCTGCAGCGCTCGATCAGCGTGCGCGCGGCCCGGGTGAGCGTGCCGCCCCTGGACGATCCGCAGCAGGCCATCGATGGCTTCCGGTTGTTCCGCGCGCATTGCGTGCAATGTCACGGCGCGCCCGGCGTGCCGCCCGAGCCTTTCGCCATGGGCCTCATGCCGCCGCCCGCGTCGCTGGTGGACACCGCCCGGCATTGGCCCGCGGCCGAGGTCTATTGGGTGGTGCGGCAGGGCATCAAAATGACGGGCATGCCTGCATGGCAATACCGCATCAGCGACGAAGACATCTGGAACGTGGTGGCCTTCATGCGGGTGCTGCCGACCTTGTCGCCCGCGGATTACCAGGTGTGGGACAGCCGCTATGTCCGGCCGGAGGCATCGTCAGAGCCCGCGCCTGCGGTTGCTTCTGCTCCTGCCCCTGCAGCGGCATCACCTGCCGCTGAGCCAAGGCTGGGCGACGCCCAGGCCGGCCGGCAGGCCCTGCAGCAGTACCTGTGCGTTACCTGCCACGCCATCCCGGGCGTGGTCGGCGCCAATTACCATGTCGGCCCGCCGTTGGGCGGCGTTGCCCAGCAACGGTACATTGCCGGGATACTGCCGAATACGCCCGCCAATATGGTGCGGTGGCTGCGCGACCCCCCCGCCATCGATCCCGCGACGGCCATGCCGAACCTGGGAATCAGTGAACAGGATGCCCGCGACATCGCCGCCTTCTTGTACACGCTGGATGAACCAGAGTAA
- a CDS encoding c-type cytochrome — translation MPRSCYAGIFPGLAALALALLTGCGEPAEPLAAPARGDALPGADAGRGRERIAEYGCVSCHAIPGVRGPGARVGPPLRHLASRAYLAGVLPNTPANLVRWLRDPPAIAPRTAMPDMGLSEADARDIAAYLLTLH, via the coding sequence ATGCCTCGATCATGCTATGCGGGGATATTCCCTGGCCTGGCGGCCCTGGCCCTGGCCTTGTTGACCGGATGCGGCGAGCCGGCCGAGCCGCTCGCCGCCCCAGCGCGAGGCGATGCGCTGCCCGGGGCCGACGCGGGACGCGGCCGCGAGCGCATTGCGGAATATGGTTGTGTCAGTTGCCACGCCATTCCCGGCGTGCGCGGGCCGGGTGCGCGCGTGGGCCCTCCCTTGCGCCACCTGGCCAGCCGTGCCTACCTGGCCGGCGTGCTGCCCAATACGCCAGCCAACCTGGTGCGCTGGCTGCGCGACCCGCCGGCCATCGCGCCCCGCACTGCCATGCCCGATATGGGGTTGAGCGAGGCCGACGCCCGCGACATCGCCGCGTATCTACTTACCTTGCATTGA
- a CDS encoding cytochrome c oxidase subunit II, which yields MAASSACATLAALLATVWADRQSALHPQADQAGFSAEVSWVLFAGGAAIFVLVLAILALALYGPAGVRRHFASRAWLLGAGAVFPVIVLSALLVYGLVVAAAMQRAAEPAAARIEVMGEMWWWRVRYLDEHGRTLFETANEIRIPAGQPVDLLLGSRNVVHSFWVPNLAGKLDMVPGHINRLRIQARQPGVLRGQCAEYCGAQHANMMFDVQVLAPPQFQDWLRAQQQPAATPGGNAWLLAGRQAFLQACAQCHTVRGTPAAGTLGPDLTHVGSRPSLAAGMLRNNPGSLAGWIAGSQHIKPGNGMPSFDRLSGEQLRAVTHYLESLQ from the coding sequence ATGGCCGCTTCCTCCGCCTGTGCAACCCTGGCCGCGCTGCTCGCAACGGTGTGGGCCGACCGGCAATCGGCGCTGCACCCGCAGGCCGATCAGGCGGGCTTCAGCGCGGAAGTCAGCTGGGTGCTGTTTGCGGGCGGCGCCGCGATTTTCGTGCTGGTGCTGGCAATCCTGGCGCTGGCCCTGTATGGCCCCGCGGGTGTCCGCCGCCATTTCGCCAGCCGCGCCTGGCTGCTGGGCGCCGGCGCCGTATTCCCGGTGATTGTCTTGTCGGCCCTGCTTGTGTACGGCCTGGTAGTGGCGGCGGCCATGCAGCGCGCTGCCGAGCCCGCCGCCGCGCGCATCGAGGTCATGGGCGAGATGTGGTGGTGGCGCGTGCGCTACCTGGACGAGCACGGCCGGACGCTGTTCGAGACGGCCAACGAGATCCGCATTCCGGCGGGCCAGCCGGTGGACTTGCTGCTGGGGTCGCGCAACGTGGTGCACAGCTTCTGGGTGCCCAACCTGGCCGGCAAGCTCGACATGGTGCCCGGCCATATCAACCGCCTGCGCATCCAAGCGCGGCAACCCGGCGTGCTGCGCGGGCAGTGCGCGGAATACTGCGGCGCGCAGCATGCCAACATGATGTTCGACGTGCAGGTGCTGGCCCCGCCGCAATTCCAGGACTGGCTGCGGGCGCAGCAGCAGCCGGCCGCCACGCCTGGCGGCAATGCCTGGCTGCTGGCGGGCCGCCAGGCCTTTCTGCAAGCCTGCGCGCAATGCCACACGGTGCGCGGCACGCCGGCCGCCGGCACGCTGGGCCCCGACCTGACGCACGTGGGCAGCCGTCCGTCGCTGGCGGCGGGCATGTTGCGCAACAACCCGGGCTCGCTCGCCGGCTGGATCGCCGGCAGCCAGCACATCAAGCCGGGCAACGGCATGCCGTCGTTCGATCGATTGTCCGGCGAACAGTTGCGCGCCGTCACCCATTACCTGGAAAGCCTGCAATGA
- a CDS encoding cbb3-type cytochrome c oxidase subunit I: MTPDTPTDTLPSALPRPAGEREQLERVWQRPRGWRAITVVNNNYVGLLYIGTALLFFLLAGILALLMRAQLAVPDNDLIGHALYNQLFTMHGTVMMFLFAVPAVEAMAVLLLPNMLGARDLPFPRLSSYAYWAYAIGGLVFFCSIFVGLAPDGGWFMYPPLTSSAYSPALNADLWLLGIGFIEISAIAGAIELAVGILRTRAPGMSLDKLPVFAWIMLAFSGMVIVAFPAVIVATALLELERAFGLPFFIADKGGDSLLWQHLFWLFGHPEVYIIFLPAAGMVSMIIPAMAGRPLVGYRAVVAAIVATSFVSFGLWVHHMFATGIPQLSLSFASAASMAVSIPTGIQVFAWIATIAAAPRLRPLKTPMLFILGFFFIFVLGGLTGVMVAVIPFDWQAHDTYFIVAHLHYVLVGGMVFPLFAAFYYWMPFVSSRPLSERLGRWAFWLMFIGFNAGFFPMHLTGLAGMPRRVYTYADGYGWGALNMLSTVGAYVLAAGVLVFLVDLARNFRPSVARNAGNVWRAGTLEWLPAGVSGPRSVPHVHSREPLWDQPGLADDVDAGRYYLPGAPTGERTTLVTSALDARPQYVLRLPGPGWPPVLAALGTAGFFLLLTVKLMVPAALFGVLAIGMILRWLWDADPAPLGAPVEIGGGLRLPASCQGSASHSWWAMVMLLMVCASIFSAMLFAYLFLWTTSPGQWPAAALLAPLRWPLACVALLLASSVLAWIAGRALRRERQAWLRAALPLGCVMLFAALGLEAAAQWRSGLRPQDSAYAAAVCAVVGLQALLVVAVGFMGLFTTARSWAGRLKASRRACFDNTALLWHYTVAQGVAGACVLHGFPRWVG; this comes from the coding sequence ATGACGCCAGACACGCCAACGGATACCCTGCCCAGCGCGCTGCCTCGCCCCGCTGGCGAACGCGAGCAACTGGAACGCGTCTGGCAGCGCCCCCGTGGGTGGCGCGCCATCACGGTAGTCAACAACAACTATGTCGGGCTGCTTTATATCGGAACCGCGCTGCTGTTCTTTCTGCTGGCCGGCATCCTGGCGCTGCTGATGCGCGCCCAACTGGCGGTTCCCGACAACGACCTGATCGGCCACGCGCTCTACAACCAGTTGTTCACCATGCACGGCACGGTAATGATGTTCCTGTTCGCGGTGCCGGCGGTGGAAGCAATGGCGGTGCTGCTGCTGCCCAACATGCTGGGCGCGCGCGACCTGCCGTTTCCGCGCCTGTCTTCTTACGCCTACTGGGCCTACGCCATTGGCGGCCTGGTGTTCTTCTGCAGCATCTTCGTGGGCCTGGCGCCGGATGGCGGCTGGTTCATGTATCCGCCGCTGACCAGTTCGGCCTATTCGCCCGCGCTCAACGCCGATCTGTGGCTGCTGGGCATAGGCTTCATCGAAATCTCCGCGATTGCCGGGGCCATCGAGCTGGCGGTGGGCATCCTGCGCACCCGTGCGCCCGGCATGTCGCTGGACAAACTGCCGGTCTTTGCCTGGATCATGCTGGCGTTCTCGGGCATGGTCATCGTGGCCTTTCCGGCGGTCATCGTGGCCACCGCGCTGCTGGAACTGGAGCGGGCCTTCGGGCTGCCTTTCTTCATTGCCGACAAGGGCGGCGACTCATTGCTGTGGCAGCACCTGTTCTGGCTGTTCGGCCATCCCGAGGTCTACATCATCTTCCTGCCGGCGGCTGGCATGGTGTCGATGATCATTCCCGCCATGGCGGGGCGTCCGCTGGTGGGCTACCGGGCGGTGGTGGCCGCCATTGTGGCCACCAGCTTCGTCAGCTTCGGCCTGTGGGTGCACCATATGTTCGCCACCGGCATTCCGCAGTTGTCGTTGAGCTTTGCCTCGGCGGCCAGCATGGCGGTGTCGATTCCCACCGGCATACAAGTGTTCGCGTGGATCGCCACGATCGCGGCGGCGCCGCGCCTGCGGCCACTGAAAACGCCCATGCTGTTCATCCTGGGCTTCTTCTTTATTTTCGTGCTGGGCGGGCTGACGGGCGTGATGGTGGCCGTGATTCCCTTCGACTGGCAGGCGCACGACACCTACTTCATCGTGGCGCACCTGCATTACGTGCTGGTGGGCGGCATGGTGTTCCCGCTCTTTGCCGCGTTTTATTACTGGATGCCCTTTGTCAGCAGCCGGCCACTGTCCGAACGCCTGGGGCGCTGGGCATTCTGGCTGATGTTCATCGGCTTCAATGCGGGCTTCTTCCCCATGCACCTGACCGGGCTGGCAGGCATGCCGCGCCGCGTGTACACCTACGCCGACGGCTACGGGTGGGGCGCGCTGAATATGCTGTCGACCGTGGGCGCGTATGTATTGGCGGCCGGCGTGCTGGTGTTCCTGGTCGACCTGGCGCGCAATTTCCGGCCGTCGGTGGCGCGCAACGCCGGCAACGTATGGCGGGCCGGCACGCTGGAATGGCTGCCGGCCGGTGTCTCGGGCCCCCGCAGCGTGCCGCACGTGCACAGCCGCGAACCGCTGTGGGACCAGCCCGGCCTGGCCGACGATGTCGACGCGGGGCGCTATTACCTGCCGGGCGCGCCCACTGGCGAACGCACCACGCTGGTGACCAGCGCCCTCGACGCGCGGCCGCAGTATGTGCTGCGCCTGCCGGGCCCCGGCTGGCCGCCGGTGCTGGCCGCGCTGGGCACGGCCGGCTTCTTTTTGCTGCTGACCGTCAAACTGATGGTGCCGGCCGCGTTGTTCGGCGTGCTTGCCATCGGCATGATCCTGCGCTGGCTCTGGGATGCCGACCCCGCGCCTCTGGGCGCGCCGGTCGAGATAGGCGGCGGACTGCGGCTGCCCGCGTCATGCCAGGGCAGCGCCTCGCATTCATGGTGGGCAATGGTCATGCTGCTCATGGTGTGCGCCAGCATATTCAGCGCGATGCTGTTCGCCTACCTGTTCCTGTGGACCACCTCGCCCGGGCAATGGCCGGCCGCAGCGCTGCTTGCACCTTTGCGGTGGCCGCTGGCCTGCGTGGCGCTGTTGCTGGCCAGCAGCGTGCTGGCATGGATCGCTGGCCGCGCGCTGCGGCGCGAGCGGCAGGCGTGGCTGCGCGCCGCCCTGCCGCTGGGCTGCGTGATGTTGTTCGCGGCCCTGGGGCTGGAGGCCGCCGCGCAATGGCGCAGTGGCCTGCGCCCGCAAGACAGCGCCTATGCCGCGGCCGTCTGCGCGGTGGTCGGCCTGCAGGCGCTGCTGGTGGTGGCGGTAGGTTTCATGGGCCTATTCACCACGGCACGCTCATGGGCCGGCCGGCTGAAGGCCAGCCGGCGCGCGTGTTTCGACAACACGGCCCTGCTGTGGCACTACACCGTGGCGCAAGGCGTAGCGGGCGCATGCGTGTTGCATGGCTTTCCCCGCTGGGTGGGCTAG
- a CDS encoding MASE1 domain-containing protein yields the protein MASSLLRLALWLLLWAALYAASGYVSLQLDDPITRVAFIWLAAGVAVSAFLLTPLRRWPALFIAFMAARLLLDAWEHHDFLHSVGIGCISLASDAGVAWLIRRYARRGDDLHGVMVLIGATVLVSASAATLGVGWLAYEKGLPFWNTVWIWWAANVTGVLLPAIAILSWTDVAGKARRPGGAALLCGLAAWALLCASAWYVFAEITPHPHRPSVVFPLACAPILLAAVMSMAWGSRGGALGLVSLSAIALYYAAAESGPFFPRGLRPGESLLLAQCYLCVTALLLAFLWVYTNGRRPGGAMASVDAGIMYQYDPATGRLAWDGDPRAVLGVDAGCLDTLDELLQRVHPDDRGALKARWAAAAAGPVDAALALRVAAGDRWVRVTDHSPTAIGGAAGVAVVGTWQAQARWAWR from the coding sequence ATGGCCAGTTCCCTGCTTCGTCTTGCGCTATGGCTCTTGCTCTGGGCGGCTCTCTACGCCGCCAGCGGTTACGTGTCGCTACAGCTCGATGATCCCATCACCCGCGTCGCCTTCATATGGCTGGCCGCCGGCGTGGCCGTGTCGGCCTTCCTGCTGACGCCCCTGCGCCGCTGGCCGGCGCTGTTCATTGCCTTCATGGCCGCGCGCCTGCTGCTCGACGCCTGGGAACACCACGACTTCCTGCATTCGGTGGGCATCGGCTGCATTTCATTGGCCAGCGACGCGGGCGTGGCCTGGCTGATACGCCGCTACGCGCGCCGCGGCGATGACCTGCACGGCGTCATGGTGCTGATCGGCGCAACAGTGCTGGTCAGCGCATCGGCCGCGACGCTGGGCGTGGGTTGGCTGGCCTACGAAAAGGGGCTGCCGTTCTGGAACACGGTATGGATCTGGTGGGCGGCCAATGTCACCGGCGTGCTGCTGCCCGCCATTGCGATACTCAGCTGGACGGATGTGGCCGGCAAGGCGCGCCGCCCGGGCGGCGCCGCGCTGCTGTGCGGGCTGGCGGCCTGGGCGCTGCTGTGCGCAAGCGCCTGGTACGTGTTCGCCGAAATCACGCCGCACCCACATCGGCCCTCAGTGGTGTTTCCGCTGGCCTGCGCGCCCATCCTGCTGGCCGCGGTGATGTCGATGGCCTGGGGCAGCCGTGGCGGGGCGCTGGGGCTGGTCAGCCTGAGCGCCATCGCCCTGTATTACGCGGCCGCCGAAAGCGGGCCGTTCTTTCCGCGAGGCCTGCGACCGGGCGAATCACTGCTGCTGGCGCAATGCTATCTGTGCGTGACGGCGCTGCTGCTGGCGTTTCTATGGGTGTACACCAACGGACGCCGGCCCGGCGGCGCAATGGCCAGCGTGGATGCGGGCATCATGTACCAATACGATCCGGCCACCGGGCGGCTGGCCTGGGACGGCGACCCGCGGGCCGTGCTCGGCGTGGACGCGGGGTGCCTAGACACGCTGGACGAACTACTGCAACGCGTACACCCGGATGACCGCGGCGCGCTGAAGGCGCGCTGGGCGGCCGCGGCGGCGGGGCCGGTGGACGCGGCGCTGGCGCTGCGCGTAGCGGCGGGCGACCGCTGGGTGCGCGTGACCGACCACAGCCCCACCGCCATCGGCGGAGCGGCGGGCGTGGCCGTGGTGGGAACATGGCAGGCCCAAGCGCGGTGGGCCTGGCGATGA
- a CDS encoding HdeD family acid-resistance protein: protein MIQIALLLFGADFVRRQAGILAWLGAGWAALGLFILADGMDGVRYFPAHVFGAFLLLESLVTLAVASGGIGAQKAVLYFKGGLFLFIAVLILSGRHTSNLMLAIVFGLAYFVMGTLQMASSWVVRFPHWKQAFLGGLAQMAFAIFLFQPYPTHYRGTLSAFVGVTLLVGGINTWRIARRARKMPDGRSVFDLLAPRDLLPHRHRESARDAAAAAPAPAATDAVQSPLVVHVWTPEGSSKHEPVPRPLINRYIAAVDAKGVISTGHAALELPPATYISLYPAVEIDRSPSEFFRLLKATRDNDVPGEFQPDYPTESAAWCPSTRQVLFHSYNAAGLQRFWQAYRQREIYNLTYRNCSSTVSFALEAALDGALQHEAGAWRRVLRTLLMPELWIAAQVRKRATTMAWTPGLVLDYARALRAIVHPAQASWLHSLRWAARQQSRAAPPDLVD from the coding sequence ATGATCCAGATCGCGCTGCTGTTGTTCGGCGCAGATTTCGTGCGGCGCCAGGCGGGAATCCTGGCCTGGCTAGGCGCCGGCTGGGCAGCCCTGGGCCTGTTCATCCTGGCCGACGGAATGGACGGGGTACGCTATTTCCCGGCGCATGTGTTCGGCGCCTTCCTGCTGCTGGAAAGTCTGGTCACGCTCGCCGTGGCGTCCGGCGGGATAGGCGCGCAGAAGGCCGTGCTGTATTTCAAGGGCGGGCTGTTCCTGTTCATTGCGGTGCTGATCCTGTCCGGCCGCCACACCAGCAACCTGATGCTGGCCATTGTGTTCGGGCTGGCGTACTTCGTCATGGGCACGCTGCAGATGGCCTCGTCCTGGGTCGTGCGGTTTCCGCACTGGAAGCAGGCCTTCCTGGGCGGGCTGGCGCAGATGGCGTTCGCCATTTTCCTGTTCCAGCCCTACCCTACGCACTACCGCGGCACGCTGTCCGCTTTCGTGGGCGTGACCCTGCTGGTGGGCGGCATCAACACCTGGCGCATTGCCCGGCGCGCGCGCAAAATGCCCGATGGCCGCTCGGTGTTCGACCTGCTTGCCCCGCGCGACCTCCTCCCGCACCGGCATCGCGAATCCGCGCGCGATGCCGCCGCCGCCGCCCCCGCGCCAGCGGCCACGGACGCGGTGCAGTCGCCGCTGGTAGTGCATGTATGGACGCCGGAAGGCTCCTCCAAGCACGAGCCGGTGCCGCGGCCGCTCATCAACCGCTACATCGCGGCCGTGGACGCCAAGGGAGTGATCTCGACCGGACACGCGGCGCTGGAGCTGCCGCCAGCCACCTACATCAGCCTGTACCCGGCGGTGGAAATCGACCGCTCTCCGTCGGAATTCTTCCGCCTGCTCAAAGCCACGCGCGACAATGACGTGCCGGGCGAATTCCAGCCCGACTACCCCACCGAATCGGCCGCATGGTGCCCGTCCACCCGGCAGGTGCTGTTCCACAGCTACAACGCGGCCGGCCTGCAGCGTTTCTGGCAGGCTTACCGGCAGCGTGAAATCTACAACCTGACGTACCGCAACTGCTCCAGCACCGTTTCGTTCGCCCTCGAGGCGGCGCTGGATGGCGCACTGCAACACGAAGCCGGCGCCTGGCGGCGCGTGCTGCGCACGCTGCTGATGCCGGAACTGTGGATCGCCGCCCAGGTGCGCAAGCGCGCCACCACCATGGCCTGGACGCCAGGGCTGGTGCTGGACTACGCCCGCGCGCTGCGCGCTATCGTGCATCCGGCTCAGGCGTCATGGCTGCACAGCCTGCGCTGGGCCGCGCGCCAGCAATCGCGCGCGGCGCCGCCCGATTTGGTAGATTGA
- a CDS encoding ABC transporter substrate-binding protein, whose amino-acid sequence MRSLCLALAAAGLLASAAAAAQSTMRIGLQDDPDVLDPARARTFVGRIVFASLCDKLVDISPDLKFVPQLAETWKTSDDGLALTFTLRSGAFYHDGTPIDAASVKANLDRAITLPDSNRKSELASVASVEAPDARTVVLHLKQPDASLLSQLSDRAGMMLSPATFDQDPGRNPVCSGPYKFKERVQNDRIVLEKFDKYWDKDNYHFDQVVFTPMPDTTVRLNNLRSGGLDIIERVAPSDVKTVKEDSNLRLAPVTGLGYQAISVNIANGARADNPLAKDKRVRQALDLAIDRDVINQVVGEGMYQPAYQPFPPASFAYDKSVERTGRDPKKAQELLKQAGYDRVKFELTFGNNTTMQQVFELVQAMGAEAGFDISLRPMEFAALQSALPRGDFVVGQTGWSGRVDPSGNIYQYITCKGSLNDGKYCDAEMDKLMNEARSVADEGKRRALYAQAMQKMQEDDPRIYLFYLPWIFGTQAKVQGFVPYPDGLIRLKGVTVAKQ is encoded by the coding sequence ATGCGTAGCCTATGCCTCGCCCTGGCCGCGGCCGGCCTGCTTGCCAGCGCCGCCGCCGCCGCGCAATCCACCATGCGTATCGGGCTGCAGGACGACCCCGACGTGCTCGACCCGGCGCGCGCCCGCACGTTCGTGGGCCGCATCGTGTTCGCCTCGCTGTGCGACAAGCTGGTGGACATCTCGCCCGACCTGAAGTTCGTGCCGCAACTGGCGGAAACCTGGAAAACCAGCGACGATGGCCTGGCCCTGACGTTCACGCTGCGCTCGGGCGCCTTCTACCACGACGGCACCCCCATCGACGCCGCCTCGGTGAAAGCCAACCTCGATCGCGCCATTACGCTGCCCGACAGCAACCGCAAGAGCGAGCTGGCGTCCGTGGCCAGCGTGGAAGCGCCCGACGCGCGCACGGTGGTGCTGCACCTGAAGCAGCCCGACGCTTCGCTGCTGTCGCAGCTGTCCGACCGCGCCGGCATGATGCTGTCGCCGGCCACATTCGACCAGGATCCCGGCCGCAACCCGGTATGCTCCGGCCCGTACAAATTCAAGGAACGGGTGCAGAACGACCGCATCGTGCTGGAAAAGTTCGACAAGTACTGGGACAAGGACAACTACCACTTCGACCAGGTCGTCTTCACGCCCATGCCCGACACCACGGTGCGCCTGAATAACCTGCGCTCGGGCGGACTGGACATCATCGAGCGCGTGGCCCCCAGCGACGTCAAGACGGTGAAAGAAGATTCGAATCTCAGACTAGCGCCCGTCACTGGCCTGGGCTACCAGGCCATCTCGGTCAATATCGCCAACGGCGCGCGCGCCGACAACCCGCTGGCCAAGGACAAACGCGTGCGCCAGGCGCTCGACCTGGCCATCGACCGCGACGTGATCAACCAGGTGGTGGGCGAAGGCATGTACCAGCCGGCCTACCAGCCCTTCCCGCCAGCCAGCTTCGCGTACGACAAGAGCGTCGAACGCACCGGCCGCGACCCGAAAAAGGCGCAGGAACTCCTGAAGCAGGCGGGCTACGACCGCGTGAAATTCGAGCTGACCTTCGGCAACAACACCACCATGCAACAGGTGTTCGAACTGGTCCAGGCCATGGGCGCGGAAGCCGGATTCGACATCTCGCTGCGGCCCATGGAATTCGCCGCCCTGCAATCGGCGCTGCCGCGCGGCGACTTCGTGGTGGGCCAGACCGGTTGGTCGGGCCGGGTGGACCCCAGCGGCAATATTTACCAGTACATCACCTGCAAAGGCAGCCTGAATGACGGCAAGTACTGCGACGCCGAGATGGACAAGCTGATGAACGAGGCGCGCAGCGTGGCCGACGAAGGCAAGCGCCGAGCGCTGTACGCCCAGGCCATGCAGAAAATGCAGGAAGACGATCCGCGCATCTACCTGTTCTACCTGCCGTGGATCTTCGGCACCCAGGCCAAGGTGCAGGGTTTCGTGCCGTATCCCGATGGCCTGATCCGCCTGAAGGGCGTCACGGTGGCCAAACAATGA